The genomic DNA ATCACCACGTCGGCGTCCTGCTCGATGGCGCCCGACTCACGAAGGTCCGAGAGCATGGGCTTGCCGCCCTTGCGCTCCTCCACCTTACGGCTGAGCTGCGAGAGCGCGACGATGGGCACCTCCAGCTCCTTGGACAGTTGCTTGAGCGAGCGGGAGATCTCCGAGATTTCCAGCTGACGGCTCTCCACCTTGCCCTTCTGATGCATGAGCTGGAGGTAGTCGATGATGATGAGGGACAGCCGGGGATCCCGCTGCTTGAGCCGCCGCGCCTTGGCGCGCAGGTCGAAGGGAGACAGGCCGCCCGAGTCGTCGATGTAGAGCGGGGCGTTGTAGAGCCTGCCCGCCATCTCCTGGAACTTCTCCTCGTCATGGGGGGTGAGCCGGCCACCGCGCAGCTTCTTCATGTCCACGCGCGCGCACGAGGCGAGCAGACGCATGAGGAGCTGATCCGCGGGCATTTCCAGGCTGAAGATGGCGGCCGCCTTGGCCTCTTCCTGGAGCGCCACGTGGGTGGCGATGTTCATCGCGAAGGACGTCTTGCCCACGCCGGGACGCGCCGCGAGGATGATGAGCTCTCCGGGGTGCAGACCCGTGAGCTGGTTGTCCAGATCGACGTAGCCCGTGGACAGGCCGGTGATGCCCGTCGTGGCGGTCTTCATCTTGTCGAGCAGATCGAGCGTGTGCTCCATCAGCTCGCTGACGGGCCGCAGGTCTCCCTCGCGCTTCTTCTCCGCGAGCAGGAAGACCTTGCGCTCGGCCTCGTCGAGCAGCACCTCCAGCTCGCCCGTGTCCTGGCTGGCCAGGTCCTGGATCTCCCGGCCCACGCCCGCGAGCCTGCGGCGCAGGGCTTGATCCTTGACGATCTTCGCGTACTGGACGGCGTTGCCCGGTACGGGCACCACCTGATCCAGGCTCATCAGGTAGGCGGGGCCGCCCACCGCGGCGAGATGGCCGAGGACCTTGAGCTCCTCGGCCAGGGTGAGGTGATCCACCTGGCGGGAGGAGCCGTCCAGTTTGATCATCGCGGCGAAGATCTGCGCGTGCGCGGGGCTCGCGAAGTCGTCGGTACTCACCACCTCCGCGAGGCTGGCGAAGATGCTGTTGTCCGCGAGCACGGCACCCAGCACCGCGCGCTCGGCGGCGAGATCCTCATGATTCCGCCGCCCTCCCGTCCGAATGTCGAGGATGTTGTCCATGTGTCCCGGCCAGTCTCCGCGCTACAGACGTGGGGTGCAACCCTGGCATCCGGCCCTGACACCCGCCCGGACGCCTGGTCGCACCAAAGCGAAGGGCCGCCCGGGAGTGCTCCCGGGCGGCCCTGGAACTTCACGCGAAGCGGAAGAAGTCCTACGCCTCGGCGGCGACCTCGACCTTGATCTTGGCCGTCACGTCGCGGTGCAGACGCAGCTCCACCTCGTACTGACCGGTGGCCTTGATGGGCTCGGCCAGGTGCAGCTGGCGGCGGTCCACCGTCTGGCCCTGGGCGGCGAGCGCCTCGGCGATGTCCAGCACGGTGACGGAGCCGTAGAGCTTGTCCTGCTCACCCACCTTGCGGCGGATGGTGACCTTCACGGCGCCGAGCTTCTTGGCCTGCTCCTCGGCGGCGCCCTTGAGCTTGGCGTTGCGAGCGGTGATGACCGCGCGCTCGTGCTCGAGCTGACGCACGTTCTGCTCGGTGGCCGCCACGGCCAGCTTGCGCGGCAGCAGGTAGTTGCGGCCGAAGCCGTCCTTCACCGTCACGAGCTCCCCGGACTTGCCCAGGTTCGCGACGTCCTCACGAAGAATGACCTTCATAGTGATGTCTCCGTTGGTTGGGCCGGGTGACTAGCCGACCATCGCGTTGTAGGGGAGCAGGGCCAGACCGCGGGCGCGCTTGATGGCGACCGCCACCTCGCGCTGGTGCTTGGCGCAGTTGCCGGAGATGCGGCGGGGGATGATCTTGCCGCGCTCGGTGACGAAGTACTTCAGGGTCGCCTGATCCTTGAAGTCCACCTTGGCGTTCTTCTCGGCGCAGAAGCGGCAGACCTTCTTGCGGCCAAAGCCGCGGCCTCCGCCACGCTTCTCGTCATCACCGCCAGCGCCACCCCGGCCGCCGTCACGGTCACCCCGGTCCCGATCACCACCGCGGGAGGAATTCCTGTCGTTGTTGCCAATCATGAGCGTTCTCGTTTTTCTCTGGAGAGTGGATCCGTGGAGGACCGGGTGGCGCTAGGCCTCCTCGGTGCTCTCCTCCTCAGCCTCGGCGGACTCCTCGACGGAGCCCGCGCGCTCGGGCGCCGCGATCCCCGGACGGGTCTCCTCGACGTCACCGGCCAGCTTCACGTCCTCGAGCACCGGACGGGTCTCGGGATCCACCTCTTCGGCGATCTTCGTGGACAGGTAGCGCGTCACCTCGTCCAGGTTGCGCAGGTTGCGCTCGATCTCCGCCACCAGCTTGGTGCCGCCCAGGTAGTGCGCGTGGATGTAGATGGCGCGGGGCTGCTTGGCGATGGGGTAGAGCGTCTTCTTCTTGCCCCACACCGTGAAGCGGATGACCTTGCCACCCTCACGGCCAACGATGCCACGGACGCGCTCCTTGAGCTTGTCCACGTTGTCGTCGGTGAGGTCCGGCTTGACCAGGAAAATGGTCTCGTACTCACGAAGCCGCTTGGCGGCCTGCGTCTCAGCCATGTTTCTCTCCCCTTGGGGTTTGGAGCCCCCCGGGGAAACCGGGGAGCGGGGAAACGGTCGGACGGTCCAAGGGGGACCTTCCGCCGGGGACGGGAAACCGCGCGCCCGTCACCCTCGCGCGATGAAAAAGAACAGCTCCCCTCCCTCCCAGGCTTCCCGGGGGGGCGGGGAACGGGCCTTCTAAGGGGGGGCCCGCCCCGAAGTCAAGGTGCTCGCTTGTTGAACCGGTTCATCGCCGTGGACAAGCCGTCGCGGACCCAGGTTTCCGCCGCGTCCGCCGCCTGGGCGAGCAGCTCGTCGAGCTGGCGGCGCTCGGCGTCGTCGAAGTTGGACAGCACGTAGCCGGCCACCCGCTCCTTGGCGTTGGGACCCTGGGGCTTGCCGATGCCCAGGCGCAGCCGGATGAAGCCGTCCGACCCCAGGCTGGACACCGTGCTCTTGAGGCCGTTGTGGCCGCCGCTGCCGCCGCCCGCCTTGAGCTGGAGCCGGCCGAAGCCCAGATCCAGTTCGTCATGGATGACGAGCACGTCCTCCACCGCCACTTTATAGAAGCGCGCCGCCTCGGCCACCGAGCGGCCCGACAGGTTCATGTAGGTCTGCGGCTCGAGGAAGATGACCTTCTCGCCGCCCAGGGTGCCCTGGCCCACGCGGGCCTGGAACTTCTCCTGATGCAGCTCGGCGCGCGCGCGGGGCAGCAGGGCCTCCACCGCCATGAAGCCGATGTTGTGCCGGTGGCGCTCGTACTCGCGCCCGGGATTGCCCAGTCCACAGATGAGCTTCATGCCCGATGCTCCCAAAAAGCAGACGGGGCCAGCCCCCTTGGGCCGGCCCCGCGCATACCGCAGGAAGGAGGAAGACTACTTCTTTCCGCCGGCCGCGGGCTTGGCCGCCGCACCGGCCGCGGGCTTGGCCGCACCCGCCGCGGGCTTGGCCGCCGCCGCGGGAGCCGCCGCCGCCGCCGCGGGAGCCGCCTCCGCCGCACCCTCGGGCGGGCTGAGGACCGCGATGGTGAAGTTGACGTTCGACTTCACCACCACGCCCTCGGGCGTCTTCACGTCGTTGATGTGCAGCGCCTGGTTGATCTTCATCGACGTCACGTCCACCTCGATCTTCTCGGGGATGGCGTTCGGCTTGGCGAAGACCTCGATCTCACGGCGGGCCTGGGTGAGCAGACCACCGTCCGCCACGCCCTCGGCCTTGCCGGTGAGCACGAGCGGCACGTTCACCTTCACCAGCTCGCCCTCGCGCACGGCGATGAAGTCCACGTGGAGGATCTGCCGGGTGACGGGATCCTGCTGGTAGTCCTTGAAGAGCACCTGCTGGGCCGCGCCCACGCCCTGCAGCGTGAGCAGGGTGTTGAACTTGTGGGGGGTGTTGATGGCCTGGCGGACCGCCTTGGGATCGACGGCGATGGACAGGGGCTTCTCCAGGTGCTTGCCGTAGATGACGGCGGGCACCAGGCCCTGGGCGCGCAGACGGCGGGCGGCGCCCTTGCCGTGGCCCTCGCGCGACTTCACCTCGAGCGTGCGGTTGTCAGTGGACATGGAATTTCCTCGGTGTGGACTGCGTGTGGACCCCACCGGCGTCCCGGCGCCTCTGGCATCCCGCCCCCGTGGCGGGCCCCAAGAGCAGCGCCTCGTTCCTCGTGAACAGGACCGGCGGGGTGTGGACGCCACATGCCAGCGCGGGCGGCTGGAGTCAAGGCCGCCCTCGCCTGGCTACACGAAGAGCGAGCTGAGCGAGTCGGCCCGGTGGATGCGCGCGATGGCCTCGCCAAAGAGCCGGTCCGTGTTGATGACGCGCAGCTTGCCGCTGGCCTGGGCGGCGGGCGACAGGGGCACGGTGTCGGTGAAGACGACCTCCTCCAGGGGCGAGTCCTGGATGCGCTGGATGGCGGGTCCGGAGAGCACGGGGTGCACGGCGTAGGCGAGCACCCGGCGCGCGCCCCGCTCCTTGAGGGCGATGGCCGCCTGGGTGAGGGTGCCCGCGGTGTCCACCATGTCGTCGACCAGCAGCGCGTCCTTGCCCGTCACGTCGCCAATGAGGTTCATCACCTCGGAGGAGTTGGGCCGCGGCCGGCGCTTGTCGATGATGGCCAGGCCGCAGTTGAGCCGTTTGGAGTAGGCGCGCGCCCGCTCCACGCCGCCCGCGTCCGGCGACACGATGACGAGCTCCTGCGTGTCCGGGAACTGCTTGCGCACGTCCTCGAGGAACACGGGCGAGGCGTAGAGGTGATCCGTGGGGATGTTGAAGAAGCCCTGGATCTGCCCGGCGTGCATGTCCATGGACACCACGCGCGTGGCACCCGCTCCCTCGAGCAGATCGGCGATCAGCTTGGCGGTGATGGGCGTGCGCGGCGCCACCTTCCGGTCCTGTCGTGCGTAGCCGTAGTAGGGGATGACCGCGTTGATGGAGGCCGCGCTCGCGCGCTTGAGCGCGTCGCACATGATGAGCAGCTCCATCAGGTGATCATTGGCGGGTGGACACGTGGACTGGACGATGAAGATGTCCAGTCCGCGCACGTTCTCGCCGATCTCGATGTGGATTTCTCCATCCGAGAAGCGGCCCACATGGGCCTTGCCCAACGGGCGTTTGAGATAATCGCAGATACGCTGGGCCAGGGCCGGGTTGGAGCTTCCGGCGAACACCTTGAAGTCGCGAGCGTCCATGAGGCGCGCTCCTAGCGCGCCCCGTGGCGGAAGGGAAGTGCCTTCCCTCAATCCGCTTCGGCCGCGCTCAGGAAGGAGCCCATCGCTCCCATCCCCGTCTGCTGGTGCCGCTCATACTCTTGGAGGATGGCACGCTCCATCTGGGTGCGTGTGTCGGCGTTGAGCGGATGGGCGATGTCCTTGTAGGTCCCGTCCTTGCGACGCTTGGCTGGCATCGCGATGAACAGACCCGAGGCGCCGTGGATCACCTTCAGGTCCCGAATGACGAAGCAATGGTCCAGGGTGATGGTCACGTAGGCTTTCAGCTTATCTTCTTCAACCGGGTACACCTTCACGTCGGTGATGTTCATGGTCCCCCCAAGGACCTTCCAGGTCCAAGCACTGGGGGAAGCCTGAGACAGACGGGGCTGGAAAAGCAAGCCTGTCGGGGCTTGGATGTGCGTCAGGCGACGCTCAAGTGCACCAGGTGGCTCATGAAGGCCAAGTGGTAGATATCAATGACGGTGTAGAGCGCCGCCCCCGCCTGGATCGCCCGCTGGCTCATGTTCATGGAGCGGTGCAGGCACAGCAGCACCAGCCCCAGGCTCACGATGGCGAGCTTGACGGCCATGAAGGAGAGGGGCGAGTGGGCGTAGGCCACCCGCATCAGCGGGTTGAGCTCCTCGGCGACGTTCAGCTGTAAAAAGGTGAGGGTGAAGAGCCCATCCAATAGGTTGAGCACGAGGAGCAGCACGGCCGCCGGTGTGATGTGGAACGATGCGCCTTCGATACCCCAGTCCGCCACCTGCGTCGTCGTCGCCGCCACCCGCGACCTCCCCGGTTCGAGTCCGAGGGGAGTCTTTCAAGATGCTTGCCACGGGCCTCGGGCCCGGCGCGCGGCGTGGTCCGGCCGCGGAAAGTTGACGTCCCAGGAGGGGCGTGACAGAGGTGACCCGCGCTTCAATCCCCGCTCCGATCGAGTCCCTCGCGTGCATCAATTCCCCAAAGACATCGGGTGGATAGAGGTCATCTGCGGGTCGATGTTCTCCGGAAAAACGGAAGAACTCATCCGTCGCGTCAAGCGCGCGGTCTACGGCAAGCAAGCGGTCCAGGTCTTCAAGCCGAGGATCGACAACCGCTACGACGAGACCCAGGTGGTCAGCCACTCCCAGTTGAAATTGACCTCCATTCCCATTGAACGGGCTGAAGAAATTTTCCGTCACCTGTCTCCCCACACGCAGGTGGTGGGGATCGACGAGGTCCAGTTCTTTGGCAGCGAGGTGGTGGCCGTATGTGAGGCGCTCGCTCACCGGGGCCTGCGGGTCATCCTCGCGGGGTTGGATCAGGACTACCAGGGCCGCCCCTTCGAGCCGATGCCGCAACTGCTGGCGATCGCCGAGTATGTGACGAAGCAACTGGCCATCTGCGTCGTGTGCGGCAATCCGGCCAACCGCTCGCAGCGGCTCGTGGACCGGGGCGAGCGCGTGGTGGTGGGCGCCGCCGGGGCCTACGAGGCGCGCTGCCGCAAGTGCCACAGCGCCGAGCCCACCGAGGCCACGCCTCCCCAGACGCTCGAGCTGTTCGACAACTGAGCAAGGATCCTCGTCCCCGAGGGCGGCGGCCCCGGGGCGATCATGAACAACGCGTACGTGTAGGGGTCAACCCGTGGCTTTCTACGAGCAGGACGTCGGCATCCACATCGATGAGCAGAAGCTCCAGGCGCGCGTGCGCGAACTGGGTGCGCAGATCACCCGCGACTACCAGGGCAAGGAGCTCACGCTCATCTGTGTGCTCAAGGGCTCCGCGTTCTTCGCCATGGACCTGGCGCGGTACGTGGACCTGCCCCTGACGATCGAATTCCTCGGGGTGTCGTCCTACCAGGGCGGCACCGAGACGACCGGTGAGGTGCGCATCACCACCGACGTGAGCAAGCCCATGGCGGGCAAGCACCTGCTCGTCATCGAGGACATCATCGATACGGGGCTCACCATGAGCTTCCTCCTGGAGAACCTGCGCGCCCGCCACCCGGCGTCGCTCAAGGTGTGCTCCCTCCTGGAGAAGCCCTCGCGGGCCCGCACCCAGGTGCCCATCGACTACAAGGGCTTCGTCATCGACGACGTCTTCGTGGTGGGCTACGGGCTCGACTACGCCGAGCGCTACCGCAACCTGCCCTTCATCGGGTTGATGAAGGGCAAGTAGGCGAGCGGGCGGCCCGGGCCAGACCCCGGGCGAGGTGTCCCAGGATGTCCGTGCCCGCCCGGGCATCGAAGCCGAGGAACATGGGCGAGTCGTTGAGCTCCAGGAACCGCAAGGTGCCCTCCGCGTCGCGCTTGAGATCCATTCCCGTCCAGCGCAGGCCCAGCACCCGCGTGGCCTGGAGGCATTGGCGTGCCACTTTGGGAGGCAGCTCGAAGGGTTCCACGCGCTCCTCGTTGCGCCGGAAGTCGAGCGCGTGCGAGAGGATGCGCACGCTGGCGATGATTTCCCCGTCGAGCACGTAGACGCGGATGTCCTCGCCGGGGAGCAGCGTCTGGAAGGTCACCGGCGCGGCCTCCAGCGCGGCGAGGCGGGCATCGGTCAGATCTCCTGGGCCGAGTTCCAGCGTGGCCCCGCCTCCCTCCACGGGTTTGTAGGCCACGCGCCTGCCGGCGGCGAACCGGCGCACCGCCGAGGGATCGTTCGTCCAGAGCGTTTCGGGGACGGGCAGCCCCGCCTGTTCGAGCAGCGCGAGCTGGACCGGTTTGGGCATGCGCCAGCTCGTGGACTCGGGGTTGTAGATGGGGACGCCCATCGCCTCCCAGCGGCCCAGCAGGCCGCGCAGCAGCGTGGACTTCTCCCGGAACGCCACCAGCGTGGTGCGCCAGTCGGCGTCCATCTCGTCGCGGACATCCACCCCGAAGGCGAGGGGGTGGGCATGGTAGCCGCGCAGGTAGACGGCCCCAGGGGTCTTGAGCGGACCGCCATTCACGTGGATGCCGTCGAGTTGCT from Melittangium boletus DSM 14713 includes the following:
- a CDS encoding thymidine kinase — its product is MHQFPKDIGWIEVICGSMFSGKTEELIRRVKRAVYGKQAVQVFKPRIDNRYDETQVVSHSQLKLTSIPIERAEEIFRHLSPHTQVVGIDEVQFFGSEVVAVCEALAHRGLRVILAGLDQDYQGRPFEPMPQLLAIAEYVTKQLAICVVCGNPANRSQRLVDRGERVVVGAAGAYEARCRKCHSAEPTEATPPQTLELFDN
- a CDS encoding ATP-grasp domain-containing protein; this translates as MTHIRPVVLMGARDDAHVSQLAQRLGQEGVVAHVVDTLTFPEETHLALTEQLDGIHVNGGPLKTPGAVYLRGYHAHPLAFGVDVRDEMDADWRTTLVAFREKSTLLRGLLGRWEAMGVPIYNPESTSWRMPKPVQLALLEQAGLPVPETLWTNDPSAVRRFAAGRRVAYKPVEGGGATLELGPGDLTDARLAALEAAPVTFQTLLPGEDIRVYVLDGEIIASVRILSHALDFRRNEERVEPFELPPKVARQCLQATRVLGLRWTGMDLKRDAEGTLRFLELNDSPMFLGFDARAGTDILGHLARGLARAARSPTCPSSTR
- a CDS encoding ribose-phosphate pyrophosphokinase → MDARDFKVFAGSSNPALAQRICDYLKRPLGKAHVGRFSDGEIHIEIGENVRGLDIFIVQSTCPPANDHLMELLIMCDALKRASAASINAVIPYYGYARQDRKVAPRTPITAKLIADLLEGAGATRVVSMDMHAGQIQGFFNIPTDHLYASPVFLEDVRKQFPDTQELVIVSPDAGGVERARAYSKRLNCGLAIIDKRRPRPNSSEVMNLIGDVTGKDALLVDDMVDTAGTLTQAAIALKERGARRVLAYAVHPVLSGPAIQRIQDSPLEEVVFTDTVPLSPAAQASGKLRVINTDRLFGEAIARIHRADSLSSLFV
- the rpsF gene encoding 30S ribosomal protein S6, encoding MAETQAAKRLREYETIFLVKPDLTDDNVDKLKERVRGIVGREGGKVIRFTVWGKKKTLYPIAKQPRAIYIHAHYLGGTKLVAEIERNLRNLDEVTRYLSTKIAEEVDPETRPVLEDVKLAGDVEETRPGIAAPERAGSVEESAEAEEESTEEA
- the pth gene encoding aminoacyl-tRNA hydrolase, encoding MKLICGLGNPGREYERHRHNIGFMAVEALLPRARAELHQEKFQARVGQGTLGGEKVIFLEPQTYMNLSGRSVAEAARFYKVAVEDVLVIHDELDLGFGRLQLKAGGGSGGHNGLKSTVSSLGSDGFIRLRLGIGKPQGPNAKERVAGYVLSNFDDAERRQLDELLAQAADAAETWVRDGLSTAMNRFNKRAP
- a CDS encoding 50S ribosomal protein L25/general stress protein Ctc, coding for MSTDNRTLEVKSREGHGKGAARRLRAQGLVPAVIYGKHLEKPLSIAVDPKAVRQAINTPHKFNTLLTLQGVGAAQQVLFKDYQQDPVTRQILHVDFIAVREGELVKVNVPLVLTGKAEGVADGGLLTQARREIEVFAKPNAIPEKIEVDVTSMKINQALHINDVKTPEGVVVKSNVNFTIAVLSPPEGAAEAAPAAAAAAPAAAAKPAAGAAKPAAGAAAKPAAGGKK
- the dnaB gene encoding replicative DNA helicase, whose translation is MDNILDIRTGGRRNHEDLAAERAVLGAVLADNSIFASLAEVVSTDDFASPAHAQIFAAMIKLDGSSRQVDHLTLAEELKVLGHLAAVGGPAYLMSLDQVVPVPGNAVQYAKIVKDQALRRRLAGVGREIQDLASQDTGELEVLLDEAERKVFLLAEKKREGDLRPVSELMEHTLDLLDKMKTATTGITGLSTGYVDLDNQLTGLHPGELIILAARPGVGKTSFAMNIATHVALQEEAKAAAIFSLEMPADQLLMRLLASCARVDMKKLRGGRLTPHDEEKFQEMAGRLYNAPLYIDDSGGLSPFDLRAKARRLKQRDPRLSLIIIDYLQLMHQKGKVESRQLEISEISRSLKQLSKELEVPIVALSQLSRKVEERKGGKPMLSDLRESGAIEQDADVVMFIHREDQGEGEGGAGGGGGGGGGGGGGGTTAIPVQLVIAKQRNGPIGDIDLVFLAEYTRFESRARLE
- the hpt gene encoding hypoxanthine phosphoribosyltransferase; amino-acid sequence: MAFYEQDVGIHIDEQKLQARVRELGAQITRDYQGKELTLICVLKGSAFFAMDLARYVDLPLTIEFLGVSSYQGGTETTGEVRITTDVSKPMAGKHLLVIEDIIDTGLTMSFLLENLRARHPASLKVCSLLEKPSRARTQVPIDYKGFVIDDVFVVGYGLDYAERYRNLPFIGLMKGK
- a CDS encoding DUF5658 family protein codes for the protein MAATTTQVADWGIEGASFHITPAAVLLLVLNLLDGLFTLTFLQLNVAEELNPLMRVAYAHSPLSFMAVKLAIVSLGLVLLCLHRSMNMSQRAIQAGAALYTVIDIYHLAFMSHLVHLSVA
- the rpsR gene encoding 30S ribosomal protein S18 gives rise to the protein MIGNNDRNSSRGGDRDRGDRDGGRGGAGGDDEKRGGGRGFGRKKVCRFCAEKNAKVDFKDQATLKYFVTERGKIIPRRISGNCAKHQREVAVAIKRARGLALLPYNAMVG
- the rplI gene encoding 50S ribosomal protein L9 — translated: MKVILREDVANLGKSGELVTVKDGFGRNYLLPRKLAVAATEQNVRQLEHERAVITARNAKLKGAAEEQAKKLGAVKVTIRRKVGEQDKLYGSVTVLDIAEALAAQGQTVDRRQLHLAEPIKATGQYEVELRLHRDVTAKIKVEVAAEA
- the spoVG gene encoding septation regulator SpoVG, with amino-acid sequence MNITDVKVYPVEEDKLKAYVTITLDHCFVIRDLKVIHGASGLFIAMPAKRRKDGTYKDIAHPLNADTRTQMERAILQEYERHQQTGMGAMGSFLSAAEAD